The region aagcCCAGAGTCAATTAAATTAACCagtaaataatttgtattttgaGAAACTCAAGCTGATTTCTAgtggaatttctttttcttcattggtAATATATCAGGATAAAGGAAACACGCAGAGTCTAACAACTGAGTACTAAATACATCAAACACTGCATCTTGGAGATCTGTAGCTTTCTATCTAAAGATCGGTGTATTTGCTCTACGCTTGTTGACAGATTTATGGACTAAGCCCTCTCTGCTGTCAAACATACTGTATGAAATGCAACACTtatgttcttaaaaataatggaaactgTATTGGAagtactgaaaatattaaaaataccaaCAACAGGTTGTTTAAAATGCAAGAATGCTCTCACAGATGAGTGCATctgaatttttgtttcagttctcCTAGTTAGAAAAACAGCTACCTATGGTCAGACAGGCAAAAGGATAAGACCTGCCTGCTTGTCAGAATTGACAATACTGCCCAAGTGGCCCCAGCATAAGCTGCCAATGACTTTGGACCAGTAAGTTGTCTGGCCCATTGCTGTTACATCCAAATTAGGACAAGGTGCATACCTCTACTAGGAAGGGACAGATAATCACACTCCTCTCTAaactggctgtcaccaatcagcCAAAACCTGTAACAACTGAGCGAACACTTTACTACACTCTACCAGTGCACTGTCAAACAATTTCACTTAAACTACCAACAGAATAGAATGAAATAGTGGCTCTAAATGAAGCACATGATATACCAAATAACCTGCCTGTCTTGCTTGCTCACCCTTCCACATGTTGTGGAAGTACCTCACACCTCACCATTTATATATCTAGCAGTTCAGCTGAAGACCAGAAATTGCTAACCCTTATAAGCTAATTTTGTCTTGCCCACATTGTCACTATATATGAAAACCGTTAAGTAACCTGATGCCCAGAAGAAATAAGTCTGAGGTTATATATTTGGTTTTCATGAGCAAAAGAGAACTTGATTTAAAGGCTAAaagcttctcttttcctttgcttcttctgctgtttctcctTCAAAGGTCTGTGGTGGTTTGGATCTAGTCATGGTAGGAGGATGTAGGCCAAGtgtcaatttttaaaaacatatttaaaaaatctaaagaaacaaaactcaagtTGTTACATAGGTACCTCAAAATTACAGATTCACAGTTTAAAGGTGAAAATGGACAGAGAGATCATGCAGTCTGACTTCACATATACCTTTGGCCATAATATAAATTTAACCTATTAACACAGGAATAAATTGCTATTACATCAATTGAAGCATAAGGACCTATGTATGGCTCAGCTGGAACCAGATGTAGAAGAgcttatgggggaaaaaaaaaaaaaaaaaaaaaaaaaaaaaatcacactatcCACACCCTTGGATTTCTCACTACTTCTTAAAAATCCGGCCCAAAATACATTGTTAAAGATCCATACAtatttcttgtttttcaaaaCCTTTACTTAGTAGACCAGATACCTCATAGattaacttcttttaaaaggttttcttttaCTGCTTCGTTAATATAGAAAGATGACTTGCGGTgctttttctaaaaacaaaaccgACAGCCCTGTCTGAAAACATCAAGAATGGTCAACTACTTTAGTCTCTTTTTTCAATTATAATGGTTCTTTTCAAATCTATAAATGGGAATTTTCTATGCCCTACTGAAAGAATAGATATGTACTCCAAAGGCTAGTTTTAgtgaattaatttatcttttcttaaatCTCAGCATCTGGAATTCTGGATCATGTTTCAGTTTGACAGGCCCCACACATAGATGTGTAAGTGACATAAACACCTTTCTTTACACTCTCATTCATCTAGCAGAAACGTGATTATATTGTCACACATGGTCCAAATCAGGTTTGTACTTTTACCGTTGAGCTACAGACTTACAAAATCTGGAGTGGTCCCCAACAGCACTTCAGAGGGGCTGTCAGCACCCACTGAAGGACTCCAGTTGTATGCTCTTCCATACTGCTAACAGActcagcaaaaggaaaatgactgatttttacCTCAGCTGCTGCTAGACAACTCAAGTCACCAAACTAAAGAACACTTTACTAACCATAAATCATAATCCAAAGCCTAAGACCAATAAAAAGACTTGCTGTGTCTCAAATTCTGTGAGTGCTCATATGGACAGTTTCACTGACTTCAACAGGACTAATCAGAGAGAGTTTTCACTAAAGTTATCAGCAGAGTAAACGATGAGTGCTTTGGCAGTCTATCCTGCTCTGCCACTAATActatttaaaagtgttttctccTATGTTTCTCTCGTGATTGCAGAGTAtatcttttcccttttaaatcaCAGATAAGTAACTGAAAAGTTCAGATGGCAAACACAACATGTACAGCTTTAATTTTGTACCTCTGCCTGGCGATAATCCTGAAGTCTGGAAAATTCATCTGCAAAGTTTTTCAGTCCAACTTTTAAGTTTGGTGTCTCTGTGGCTGCATATGCATATATTTCATTTACTAGAAGATCTGCTTTGTCTCGTAGTCTGGCAGTTTTACGTACATATCCAGCAAATATTTGGCACAATTCACCAAAATGTTTTTCCACATTTGAAACAGCATCTTGTATTTGTCTAGTCTGATTGTCCCTGGAtaccaaagaaaaataagtgaaaaataaGAAGGGGACAAAAGTTTACAACACATATGGAAGAAAAACTACATAATTatactattaatattttatacatgATTTGGGCATCTCATTTCAGTGCAAAAGTGAAATCTATTTCTAAAAAGATAATGTTGCAACAGTCTGATGTCATGTGCCCTTATTTACAAAtgaataacaaacaaacaagaaaagcaggatttatacttaaaaataaagatcCAGTAGAGGAAAATGCAAATCACAAAAAATCAGCTCAGAAGTCTTCCTCCTGTGGTTAAGCAAAAGATCACTATTACTGTTGGTATTCATTACTAACATAGTGGTAACACCTGCAGGTCTCAAACAAGTCTGGGTCATAGATACCTGCAGGAGTCTGCAATTTAAACAGACAAGTCGATGGTTGGAGAAATTAGGAAGTAGAGGGAAAATCTGTAAAGGTATTAAATGCTCTTTAAATTGTGAACAGATACCAAATTGCTCCTGGCCAGCACTACAGCGGATAAATATCCCTGCGAATTAGAGAAGTGAATGGACACAAGCACAGAGGTAGAAACTCTAAAAACACAGAAAGGGCATTCATCACAGCAACAAactattttcttttgaattatatTAGCTTTTTTATTTGAACCAAACGCCTGTATGTTTCAGTATTAATGACTTAGATAagtaattctgattttttaattcaTATATTTCACTTGATACTCTGCTTTCCTATTCCTACATCATTTGATGGTCTTGCTTTAGTTATGCTTCAGTAATACTATTAAACCAAATCAGTGTTGGTGAATTCATGACAGTTGTTGCTGACCTGAGTGAATCAACTCCATGACAATTTAGCTAATAGTAACTACCAGATAGTGGGTCCTAAGAAGTCTCTGGGGCCTATAGGAGGTGATTCATGTAAAGTGCTGGAATGCTCAGCAAGATAATTCACTCCTACCACTGTCCTGGTGAAGACAGAAACAAATTCATATCTTTAAGCTTTTCCAACTCCAAATGCTGACCAATATTTAAACATTGACTTAATATCAGAACATGCGAAAATCAGAAAAATTGGAAGAAATCCAATACTTAAATACTAAACAACAATGCAGTCAATTCAAATCAAGAACATCTTTCTTCAGGAACtctttagaaaaaatatttcaggacaaAATTCTGCTACAAGAAAAACCCGGTTATGTTGCTTTATGGCAAGCAGTCTAGAAGACTGTTCAAGAAATTttgatcaaaggaaaaaaaaattccaagtaaATTGTTCAGTCTCCAGGACCTGCTTGAGCACAGAACCATGTGAATAGGCAAGGTTTCACCCAGTAAGTGGGAAAGTAAGGATCTCATTAAGTCTTAATAAAgttgtttttcaaaattaatactATCATCTGACAAAATCTTCAGTAAAAGGtacatattttccattttactgGAAGGTCTTCATGTCAGAAAGTGTTCCTCTCCCAGGAGGAAGCCTCAAGCACGTTTCTTCACCCACTTTACAATTTTGATCTCACAGTACTTCCTATGCAAATAGTATTAATTTTGTTAGATGGGGGTGTGAAAAGTTTATATTTTTCCCCTCCTAATTACTTGTGACCGCGTAGAGGCCCGATTAGATCGGCAAGTCTTTACGTCACCTCTGCATAGCCCACCAAGCCTAGAAAAGTTCTGCGGCCTCCACTTGAGGAAATCAGAGGCGGGTCCCCTACTCCTGGGGAGGCTAACTGCCCTAAGGGCGACCGGGCCCGCATCGCctgcagcccccgccgccgctccctggGCGGGTACCCTGGCTGGAGCAGGGCCTGCTCCCTTGCCCGGCAAGGCCAGGCGAGGCGgccagcccccgccgcgccggccctCCGGGGCCAGACACACACCCGCAACAAGCACCGAGGCGGCGGCACCCCGGGGCTCCCTCAGTCCTTCACCGCCCCGTTACCTGGCGTCCAGCCCGCGGCCCAGCAGCATCATGGCGGCGGCGACGGCCCGGCAAGAAGGAGGGCGGTGCTCCGCGTGCGCTCGGTTTCCATGGTCACCGCCCGCCctgcgccccgccccgccggtgcGGCGGGCTGCGGCCTCGCCTGCCCGGGGCGCCGGGGAGCGGGCGGCTCCGTGAGGGGAGCGGAGTCGTCCCAGTACCGCCGTCGGGCACCGGCTCCCGCCCGCGGGGCGCCCGTCCCTCTCGGCGGCCGGAGGGCGGTTAGGCCCCGAGCCCGCGGGAGGGCGGGGCTGAGGCCCCCTGTTCCCGAGCCCTCCGTTCCCGGGAGAAGGGCAGCCCCGAGGCCGGACCGGCGCAGGAGCAGAAAGCAGGAAGACTCGAGCCagtttcattacaaaaaaaaaacccaaaaaacaaacaaaaccccccagaaAGCTCATTGTTTGGTAAATACTCTTTTCCTGTATGTCCAGGCTTGGCAAGTGAGAAGCAGTACCAGGGGAAGTGGCCCACCGGTCTGCCCTCTCTGAGGGAGAGCTGCTGAGGTGGGGCAGCCATGGGGAAAAATCTCATGGAGCACCAggaaaggttttggaaaaaaaggggggaaaaaagcgcCTCTCTGTAAAGATAATGCATTGGAAATGTGACTTAGGGACTGTGAGCAGCATCCTGCCGCTGTGCTGAAGGAGGCTGCTGGTGAAGTCCCAGCAGATGGTGggcaacagaaatgcagaaaaggcTGTTAAAGGAGGGAACGTAGGAATTGTGCTGTGTCCAATGCAAACCCACTTGAAAAAACAGCAATGCGCGAGAGCTGAGTGCTTAGGCAAGTGTTAGCATGCGTGAGAAAATTTGACATGCGTGCCTGAGCATGTGAATAGAAACTGATATAGTTAAGATCTGGCTTTTAACtattaatcatttttttttctattaaaagtaGATTATTTAGATCACTTAAGATGAAGCTTTAATTCACCTGAAACAAACTGCTCTTAATAAGGTTCTGTTTAGTTCTATGTAGTGTTTTGCACCACCTAAACTGAACCAAAATGGTGCCATTCTTCCTTAAGGAAAGCTTGTGAAATCAATGCTAAAACAGACCCCAAAGGTTTGCAGCCCTTAAGGATGTGGCAGCATAATACATCTAATCCCAAAATGTCCTTCAGAGGATGCAGTGGTGAGAGGTCAGCTGTTACCTGAAGCTCTTAACTTCTTTTGTCTGCAGGCTTGAGATGAGTGGCTATAATGTTTATTGTTAAATCAGCCCATTATTAATAATCTAATAAATCAGTTAAATGACCTAGTTTAGTAATGACATCACTATTATTAATGACATCACTATTATTAATGTGCAATTCTGTAATTCCTCACACTGTAGCAAGATCTAAGTTTATCCCTTTTAAGTCTTACTCATTACACACAACTACCACTGAATTACAGCTCTATCACCTGTCTCTGCCGTGTGACACTGCTTGTTAATGGAGTGCAATATGATCTGTCTCTGGACAGTTTTCCCCAAAAAAGTCCCCCAAATTCCCTTTCAATTATCTAGTTCATACTGTCTGCATATTGTTTACATTGCACATTTTCTGAAACATACCATTCCATTTTAGTCTTCATTACCTAGCACCAATTAAGTCTAAGCACTTTATCCTACATGCAAACAATTTACATACCAGAGCAAGCTTATTCTGttaaatggggtttttttgactggtTTTGTGTTCACATTGCATCCTGCTCTTAAGTGCTTAATTACATATCATTGCCCAATACATGTTCTTTGAACAATCTGGTTTCTTGTAGTGGTCTTGTCTCTTCACAAGGCCCTGCAGCTGGACCTCTAGCTCACAAATTGTAACCCATTTCTGTGATGTGAAGAGCTTGGAAAATTGAAAACATCTATTCTGCTACTTTAGAGCATGTTTAGACTTGGTCAGGAAAGCTCAAGCAAAGCAAGTACCAGAATACCCAGAAATTCTTAATAAACAGCAGAATGGCGGTGTATGAGATGCTATATAAACATCATACGAAGAAATGCGAAGTTACTTGCTTCAAATTACAGGCCAATGAGAAACAGAGGCTGACAATGAGAGGGtaaaagtctttgaaaataagGAGAAGTTACTTGTGATTAAAATCAAAGAAGTAGTTGTCACTGGAACAAGATGCAAAAGAGGATTGACAGCTCATTTTCAGCTACTGCAAACTAAATCTACTTCAGTCCTGAAGTACAGGACTTGGCATAGacattaaaaatcttaatttgtaTATGCTGATTTTGCACGTGACTTGACTTAAAAGTTCTTAATATGATGATGCAGATAGTCCTGGAATGTATGGCccaccagctccagctgcacATAGAAAGTTGAAAATAATGTCATGAGGGCCTGTTGAAATTTTGAGTCATCAGAGGGTGCACAAGAGCACAAGCTGCATAAATCATggagtggaaaaatatttttgtactatGATTTAGAAATAATTATGGAGAATGATGTTGAAAGTAATGCCAAATTTCCTGCTCATTACCTCTAAGTAAGTTTCCAGAATAACAAACTAAAGATGATAACATCTTATAAATGACATATTCTGAAGATAAGAAAGCTCTGAAATATCCAATTGACAGTGTTTTCCAATATTCTTCCAGAGCATAAGCAACAGAGTCCTCCTGACTTAAATGAACTTGAGTAAATTCTCTGTACAGTTGTATTGAACAACAGTATAAAACTCCAGcagttttcagcagcagtgaagaaTTGCCTGTCATTGCTGTGTGGAAATAACAGCGTATGCGTGAGTCTGTGGAAACTTCAAGAACACAAATTGGGATAGAATTTCTTTTGTAATATTTATGGAATACTTTAGCCATTGGTAAGGTAGAGCCATTTTTCTGGGTTGGAATTTCATGTTTTGTCAAGGAGTTTGTCCTATATATATGTTTAAGATACCAACAGAATATTCAGTCACTTTCATTTAAGTTAACTGATGTTAATTTATATGGTGTAGTAATCACAAACTGATCCATACAGGTCCAGAGGTGCATCCGTGCACCGTGTGATTAAGACTCTGTATGTAATTAATGAGCTGCCTTTATGTTCGTGTGACTGCTTCTTTTCTGCTAGTGTAACTTTTGTAactttagaatattttttataatctttaaactttaaaaaaaaaattccattttcatgTCCACCTATGATATCAGATCCTGTTATATCACTGAAGATATAACAGGATGTCAAACTACATTAATCTTAGCATATGAGTTTATCTTATAGTGGATTGGGGATTGTTCTTTGAGATTCAgtaatttcaagtattttcttctgCTGCAACAGTTCCCCTTCCCCTGCTATTCCACTTCTTTAGGTCTGCAGTTCCCTTAATGCAGAAACCTAGACCACCTCTTATTCCTAGCTCTGTGTTTTCTCAAGAACGAGAGGCAGATTGTAGGAACCATCCTTCCCTGATGCACAAGTCTCCAACACCAAGTTCTGAATATCTTAATTAAAAATCAGTTAGTATGTTAGAGAAAAAATTGACAACATAATTAGAAGAACAGTGGAACATTGTTTCCTCAGGCTAATACCCATAGGCCAGTATAACCTTCTGTCATCCATTTTGTCAGTATTGGTTAGAGTGCAGAAGCCTCTTGATGATTTATGCATTTTCCTGTTGTGTTCTCAGTTCTTTAAAAGAGCTTTGGCCACTGTCAGAGGTAGAATGCTGGGCTAGCGGGATTTTTGATCTTGTTCAGTACAGGAACTTATGCTTTCGTGTTATGTTTTTTATAAACTCAGAGGagttcttttgtttgctttgtgtttaCCTTTGGTTATTTTTGCTCCTATGATTCTCTTCATGCAAACTGAATGCATATGTCTCTTGTTTTCAGTGATCTGTCAGAAAGTAAGGTTTTGTCTTGGTCTTACCGTCACTTTTGTATACCATGTACATTTTCAGACTTGTTTCTCCCAGATTCTCATTTATGTAGTAGGACCTCATCTTCTTGAGTTGTTTCCCCAGTCTAGCTAATCCTCACTCTGGAGTCTCTGGTTTATCATTAAGACCTACTGCTCACATATTGACAGATTAAGATGTTCTGTGTTGACACTGTTTTATGATGTTTGGTACTCTATTTAAGGTAATCCCATTTGTTGTGATGCAGACCATGATCTCAGTTACGTGTAGTGAGTACTGATTCATATGCCAAGGAAGACATTGGAAAACATCTGTTTCCTGAATCCACGGTCTAGATGATTCTGAATGTTCTTACTCATTAGTGTCAACAAATGGTGCTCCAGTTACTGTTGTAGCCCTGTAGAAATCTGTAGATTAGGCTGTCAGAGTGCTTTAC is a window of Athene noctua chromosome 2, bAthNoc1.hap1.1, whole genome shotgun sequence DNA encoding:
- the CIBAR1 gene encoding CBY1-interacting BAR domain-containing protein 1; protein product: MKLARVFLLSAPAPVRPRGCPSPGNGGLGNRGPQPRPPAGSGPNRPPAAERDGRPAGGSRCPTAVLGRLRSPHGAARSPAPRAGEAAARRTGGAGRRAGGDHGNRAHAEHRPPSCRAVAAAMMLLGRGLDARDNQTRQIQDAVSNVEKHFGELCQIFAGYVRKTARLRDKADLLVNEIYAYAATETPNLKVGLKNFADEFSRLQDYRQAEVDRLEAKVVEPLKSYGTIVKLKRDDLKATLTAKNREAKQLTQLEKTRQRNPSDRHIISQAESELQRASLDATRTTRQLEETIDNFEKQKIKDIKNIFSEFITIEMLFHGKALEIYTAAYQNIQNIDENEDLEVFRSSLYPPEYQSRLDIVRANSKSPLQRTGSLKSSLRTVQQISSSMLRKEEEEEEEEDEDEEEEEEEELDAAKEVR